Below is a window of Pseudomonadota bacterium DNA.
AATGGCTATGATCGGCTTGAAGATAAATATCTTCGATGGTTTGGCAACAACTTCCGGCTACCGGCGGGCTGTTGAGCAAAAAGCGCAAAACCAAAAGAAACTTCGCCTGTTAACAGAACAAATCAAATTAGAATATCGTACCGCCGCAAACGATGCTATGATAGCCAAAGAACGCATTAATGCTACGGAAAAAGCCATTGAACAAGGAGAAGAAAACCTGCGTATCACAAAAGACCGTTACCAGGAACTTGTAGGTACTGCAACGGATGTAATTGATGCTCAAACGCTTCTGACCCAGGTCAGAACGGATAATTATCGTGCTAAATTTGATTACCAGGTGGCTAATGCAAGAGTTAAAAGAGCAATGGGTGAGCTTTAAAATAAAGTGTTAAATGAGGAGGCCGGCAATGGGAGAAGGTAAAGTGAAAATATCGGGACGGAAGCTTATATTGCCTGCGGTCATTTTCTGCTTTATTTTAGGAATTGTTGCAATATACATGTCTGTTATCAGCGAAGGAAAGGTTCCCAGGGGCTTTCTGCGTTTGCATGGTTGGGTTGAAGGCACGGAGGTTAGCTTAAGTTCCAAGGTAAGGGGGCAGGTAATCCAGCTACAGGCTGAGGAAGGGTCGGAAGTGCATTCCGGTCAGCTTATTGCAAAGATCGACGCGGAACAGATAAAGGCACAGATTGCCAATGCGGACGCTGAAGTAGCGAAGGCGCAGGAAGCGTTGCGGAGGGCAGGTGATGATATTATGGTTTTGGAAAGCAGGATCAGCGGGGCAAAAATTGCTTTAGAACTTGTCAGAAAACAATCTGCCGCCATGATTGAACAGGCTGAAGCGGAATTCGAAAAAGCAGAAAAGGACTATAATCGTTTCTTATCTCTGGCAGAAAAAAAGTCGATAGCACAAAACAGGATGGATGATATTAAAAAAAAATATTTTGTATCGAAGGCAGGGCTGTCTCTGGCAAAGTCTTCTCTAACAGATATCATGCTTAAAGAAAATAATGTGCTAACTTTAGAAAGAGAACTTGCCACGGCAAAAAGGGCCGAGAATATGTCTGGATCAACTTTAAACGGTGTCTTGGCCAAAAAGAAAGAAATCGGAACCCTCCTTGATGATACGTATGTTTATAGTCCGGTTAAAGGCACGGTGATCGACAAGGCAATTGAACTAGGCGAAAATGTGGTGCCAGGAACACCCTTGGTGGTTGTGGTTGATCTTAAAAATCTCTATGTCAAAACATATGTTGAACAAAGGGATATCGGCAAAATCAAGCTGGGTGATGAAGCGCGCATATCCGTTGATTCCTTTCCGGACAAACACTTTCCCGGTAAGGTTATCCTTGTAGCTCCCAAAGCGGAATTTACACCAAGAGACGTTCAAATGAATGAAAACCGTTCCACTATGGTTTACAAGATAAAAGTCGATATTTCCAATCCCCAGGGTATTCTCAAACCGGGCATGCCGGCTGATGTAGACTTAAGGTGGGATAAGAACCGTCCATGGAATTAACAGGGTTAAAAGACTATGCCGTGCTGGTTGAGTCTTTAACAAAGAAATTCGGCCGGGTCACAGCGGTTGATGATCTTAATCTAAAAGTTAAGCGTGGGGAGATATTCGGTCTTTTAGGTTCAGACGGTGCAGGCAAAACCACAACTTTGCAGATGCTTTGCGGAATCCTGGCACCGAGCTCCGGCCTTATGTTCGTGGATAATTTCAACGTAGAAGTGGAACCTGATGGGGTTCGTTCCGCTATTGGGTA
It encodes the following:
- a CDS encoding efflux RND transporter periplasmic adaptor subunit, which codes for MGEGKVKISGRKLILPAVIFCFILGIVAIYMSVISEGKVPRGFLRLHGWVEGTEVSLSSKVRGQVIQLQAEEGSEVHSGQLIAKIDAEQIKAQIANADAEVAKAQEALRRAGDDIMVLESRISGAKIALELVRKQSAAMIEQAEAEFEKAEKDYNRFLSLAEKKSIAQNRMDDIKKKYFVSKAGLSLAKSSLTDIMLKENNVLTLERELATAKRAENMSGSTLNGVLAKKKEIGTLLDDTYVYSPVKGTVIDKAIELGENVVPGTPLVVVVDLKNLYVKTYVEQRDIGKIKLGDEARISVDSFPDKHFPGKVILVAPKAEFTPRDVQMNENRSTMVYKIKVDISNPQGILKPGMPADVDLRWDKNRPWN